The Paenibacillus sp. BIC5C1 DNA segment GATGTCGACTGAGCTGTACAGCATGATGGACACGGACGCGATTATTCCTCTGGATGATTTTATCGCCAAGGATGCGGACTATAACAAGAATGATTTCTATCCGGCCTTCGTGGAGGATACCCAAGCGGATGGACATACGTACAGTGTACCGTTCCAGCGAAGTACTATTATTCTGTATTACAACAAAGACATGTTCAAAGCTGCTGGTCTGGACCCGAGCAAGCCACCGACAAACTGGGATGAGCTGGTGGAATATGCCGGGAAGCTGAATCGTGATGGACATACAGGGCTGGAGATTCCGGGGAATGACGATTCCTACTGGATGTTCCAGATGCTTGCCCGCCAAAATGCGAGCGATCCCAAGCAGAGCATTATGGGGGATGACGGCAGGAAAGCCAATTTCAATACGCCGGAGAACGTCGAAGCTCTGCAATTCTGGCTTGACTTGTCCCATAAGTACAAGGTAATGCCAAAAGGAGTTATAGATTGGGCTGCCACGCCAACCGATTTTATTGAAGGCAAAACGGCTATGATGATGCACACTAGTGGCAACTTGACGAACGTGAAAACCAACGCCAAATTCGACTTTGGTGTAGCCTTCGCACCAGCCAATAAGCAATACGGATCGCCTACGGGCGGGGGTAACCTGTACATTTTCAAAGATACCACACCAGAGAAACAGGCAGCAGCTTGGGAATTTGCCAAGTATATGACTGCTCCGGAACAAGCTGCACTGTTCAGTTCTTCATCCGGTTATGTCGGGGTTCGCAAATCTGCCTACGATACGGAAGCCATGAAGGTGTACACAGATGGATTCCCGCAGGCACTCGTGGCCCGTGACCAGTTACAGTATGCGTTCCGGGAATTATCCACGCATAATCACGGCAAGGTGTCCTCCGCACTAACCAACCAGATTCAATCCGCGCTGGCTGGCAAAATCGATGCGGCTGGTGCATTGAAGGCCGCACAAGAAGAAGCGGATCGTGTGCTCGCTCTTTTTAACAAATAAAGCTGCTGAATTAGAACCTTCCTTAGTTATGATCCTGGCGGGAAGCCACTACAGTGCTTCCCGCCGATATTTCTTACCAGGGAGTTGCAGGGAAGTAAGGCTCAGATTGTACAAGGAGGAGAATCGGGCATGAATACCCGTTGGAACGAAAAGCTTAGGCGGAACGGGTTTGGGTGGGCACTTGTGTTACCATCCCTTCTGTTTCTTGGCATGTTCACCTATTATCCGATGCTAAAATCGGCATGGCTCAGTCTGTTTGAGCAGAATTTGGCCGTTCGCACGCCTGTATTTGTAGGAATGGACAACTATAAGGCATTGCTGCATGATCCTGTTTTTGTTGAAGTGTTCCGAAATAACATCTGGTTTGCGGTCGGTACGGTTCCCGTCTCGATGGCGCTGGCCTTTGTAATGGCGTTGTTTGCAGATAAAGCGATCCGGGGCAAAGGTCTGGTCCGTATTGCTTTTTTCTACCCGAATATGATTCCAATGATCGCCGCTGCGAGCATTTGGCTGTTTCTTTATATGCCTCAGTTTGGTTTGTTTGCCCGGTTTGCTTCCTGGTTCACAGGAAGCGAGGTTAATCTGCTTGGCAATCCGGATACGGTGCTTGGCTCGCTGATTGTGATGACTGTCTGGAAGGAGGCCGGATATTTCATGATCTTTTATCTGGCTGGCCTGCAGCAGATTCCGAAAGATCTTTACGAGTCGGCTTCGGTAGACGGGATCGGCGTGTTGACGCAGCAGCTGCGGATCACCATTCCATTGACGATGCCCACAACGCTGTTTGTCACCGTCGTCGCGATTACGAATGCCTTCAAATGGGTGGATCATCTGTGGATGATGACCAAGGGAGGGCCTGATCATGCCAGCAGCTTGCTTCTATATTATATCTATGAGACGACTTTCAGTTTCAATGACCAGGGGATGGCGGCAGCTATGACCGTGGTGATGATTGTTCTGCTTCTTGTCATATCCTGCTTCCAATTTGCGGGATGGGAACGCAAAATTCATTATCAGTAGAAGGTGGAAGGGGATAGGAATCATGAAAAATGCTGCCGAGCTGTCCTTGTCCGCTAAATTGCGGCCTGAAAAGGCCAAGCAGTCGCTGAATCGGAAGTTTAGATTCGCAAGGCGCCGTCGGATAGCCGGACAAGCGTTGTGGCATGCAATTATGTTGTTGTTTGCTGCGGCTTGGCTGATTCCGCTAATATGGATGCTGCGCAATGCCTTTCTACCAAAGGATGCGTCCATTGGCGCAGGTTGGTCCTGGGATTTTACGCTGGATAATTTCAGTCGGGTTTGGCAAGGGGCACCGTTCGGACAATACATGTGGAATACGCTACTGGTAACCTCAGGAATATTTGCAGTTCAGATTGTTACATTAACCCTGGCAGCATATGCGTTTGCCCGTGTTGCTTTTGTTGGGCGGAATATTGTATTTATGCTCTTTCTCGTCCAGATTATGGTCCCATCGGATGTACTCATCTTCTCTAACTACCAAATCATTAACGAGTTGGGACTGCTGGATACAAAGATCGGTATTATGCTGCCTTATTTCGCTTCTGCGTTTGGAGTGTTCCTCTTAAGGCAGGCCTTTAAGCAGCTTCCGTACGAACTGGATGAGGCTGCGCGTGTAGAGGGCTGCTCTTCACTAGGCATTCTGCTGCGTATTTATATGCCGCTGTCGAGGCCCGTCTATCTTTCGTTTGCGATTGTTTCCATCAGCTTTCACTGGAACGACTTTCTTTGGCCGCTTATTGTGACGAATTCCCCGGAAAATCGTCTGCTGACTGTAGGTCTGGCGATGTTTGCAAAATCAACCGAAGCAGGTGCGCAGTGGACGGATGTCAGCGCAGCAACCCTGATTGTAACTGCCCCGATGCTGATTGGCTTTCTGTTGTTCCAGCGACAGTTTATCAGCAGCTTTATGCATTCGGGCATCAAAGGATAAGGGAGATGATGATAATGAGACTGATGGTAATGGGCGATTTGCACTATTCTAGCGAGCTGATAGAGGCCGATGATCAGATGATTGAGGCCAGGGAGGATTTCTATACCGATTATCTGTCGGAGTTTTTGGCATTCTCCGCTGACTATCACCTGTCTATTGGTGATCTGACACATGCCGGCGAACTCTCGGAGTTCGATTTTATTATGAGCAAGGTAAAAAGTGAGCTACTGCAAGGTGAATTTCTATATGCACTGGGCAATCATGATACGCATACCTGTTCCAAGGCCGATCTACAGGCAAGGACGGGACAGCATCGCTATCTGGCCATTGAAGAAGAGGAGGCAGTGCTGCTGGTACTGGACACTGCACGTGAGGATCCCGACCATTGGGGCGGCATGATCGATGAAGAACAACTGAACTGGCTGCGCGAACAAATGAACAGGTACGGACATAAGCCGCTGCTCGTGTTCGCCCATCATCCGGTATACGCTACAACGGCCAGATCCACGGAGCCGATGATGTCTATTGATGCTGCACTCGATATCTGGTCAATACTGAATGAACATCAAGGACCGGGCATTTTCTTTAACGGACATAACCACGTTCAGTCTGTCTTTCAACGTGATCATTGGCATTTCGTACAATTGGCAGCCGTACCGGATATCCCTGCGGTTCTGCTCGTGAACCTTCAGGAGCAGCAGTTGAGCATCAATACTATTTTGCTGAAGGGGACACCGTATCAGGAGCTGGCGAACATTTTTGTCAAAGGCATGTATGATTATGAACCCCATCCTGATGCCAAAGGCGACGGTCATTCCGCAGAACTGCTAGTATCACTATCCTTTCAGAAGAAAGGGATGACGCCATGACCCGCAGGAGGGTAAGGCTGGCTATAGTTGGAGGCAACCGGGGGGCAAGCTTTTTGAATGCCTTGCATTCTCTTGCTGACCGAATTGATCTTACGGCTACTTGTGATTTGAATGAACTGGTCCTGGAGCAGTGGAAAGGGATTTTTCCGGGGATCAGAACGTATAGCGACTATTCGGAAATGCTGCAGGACGCTTCCATTGATGCAGTCTTTGTAATTAGCCCCATGCATATGCATGCTCGACATTCCATTGATGCACTGAACGCAGGCAAGCATGTGTTAAGTGAGGTGATTGCAGTGCAGTCACTTGAGGAGGCTTGGGAATTGGTCGAGACAGTGGAGCGCACAGGTTTGAAATATATGATGTCCGAAAATTATTGCTTCTCCAGGTCCAATCTTATGGTTAATTATATGGCGCAGCAAGGTTTATTCGGGGAGATTACCCATGTAGAGGGTGGTTATATTCATGATTTACGTCATCTAATTCATCATCCGGACGGCTCGCTTACATGGCGAGGACAACTCCACCACAATTATAACGGGGTCAATTATCCGACGCATTCGATTGGGCCTGCCGCGCAGTGGATCGGGCTGAATAAACCGGGAGGAGATCGGCTTAAAAACATCTCGACGCAAGTCTCCAAACCGAGGGCTTTGCAGAATTATTTCAGCGAGCAGTTTGGCAAGGACCATCCTGCTGCCCGTGAAGGCTACTGGAGTCAAGGGGATTCAGCCGTCGCCGCGCTGGTGACCGAGAATGGCGTTCTGATTACGCTGCGTATCGACTGGGTCTCCGTCCGTCCACATAATAAAACTCATTATATGCTTCAGGGAACCAAGGGAGCGTACTTGTCCGCGCGTCATCCCTATGAGGAAGATCTCGTATGGCTGCAGAACCGATCTCCGGTAAACGGAGAGGATGGCTCAGAAGTATGGGAGAACATGTCCTGTTATCAGCCTGAATATGATCATCCCAAATGGAAGCAGTGGGGCCACTTAGCGGCGGGCACGAAGCATGGCGGGGGTGATTTTCTGGTGCTGGAAGAATTCATCTCGGCGATTCAGGAAAACCGCAGCCCGCTGGTTGATGTGTATGATGCCGTGACCTGGAGCGCGGTCTTTTTCCTCTCCATGCAATCCGTGAAGCAGGGCGGGAACACGGTGTCCTTTCCGGACTTTAGAGTAAAGGCAGGCTATACAGGATGAGGAATGAACGTTCCAAGTTGGTCATGAAAAAGGATACTTTGGCAGATCTGCCGCAGCTGAACATACCGGAAGGCTACAGCTTAAGATCGTTTCAATCCGGTGATGTAACGGAGTGGGAGCATGTGATCCGAATTTCTTTTGCCAGGGAGATTGCCTTCGGTGACAAGATCGGATTTCAGCCTCCGTTTTTGCCGGAGAAGATTCTGTTTCTCTGTTATCAGGGACTTGCTGTTGCCACTGCTGTAGCATGGGAGAAAGAGGACAGGGATATCGATTGTGGATATCTGCATATGGTGGGCGCTCTGCCGGGGCACTCCGGGAAAGGGTTGGGGTATACCATTGCCCTGGCGGCCTTGCATCGAATGAGAGATGAGGGGAAGCAAGCGGCCCTGCTTGAGACGGATGACTTCAGGCTTCCTGCAATTGCAATCTATCTCCGATTGGGATTTATTCCTTTATTCATGGAGGATGGGCACAGCGGCCGCTGGGAAAAGGTATTTAACGAACTGATGAGTTAACTTGGCTTCGTTCAAGCCTTATGTGGCTAAACCGTTCACCGTAGGTATATCCACCAGTGCTTTGCTGCTGGTGGATTTTTTGTATTGAATCCGCTTCCTTACATTCCTTGTTGTATTTCTGCGACACATCTCGTACAATTTGGTGAAGTAATTCTGCATTGCGTTAATGTGAAAATAATAAGTTGATCTGACAACAAGAAGCTGCACACAAGAAAAGGGGAGAATCGTTTGGAATCCAAGCAACTATCTAGAGGGCTAAAGCCCCGCCACGTAGAGCTGATTGCACTCGGAGGTACGATCGGGGTCGGATTGTTCATGGGATCGGCAAGTACGATCAAATGGGCAGGTCCTTCGGTACTGCTGGCCTATTTGCTGGCCGGGATCATTATCTTTTTTGTCATGCGTATTATGGGGGAAATGCTGATTCAGGAGCCTGTCACCGGTTCATTTGCCACATTTGCTCACAAGTATATCAGTCCGCTGGCCGGGTTCCTGACTGCCTGGAGTTATTGGTTCCTCTGGGTAACGGTTGGTATGGCTGAAGTCACCGCGATTGGGATTTATGTAGGCTACTGGTTCCCGGATATACCACAATGGCTGCCTGCCTTGGCTGGCGTGCTCATTATTGCAGCAGCGAATCTGGCAGCGGTAAAGTACTATGGAGAATTCGAATTCTGGTTTGCGCTGATCAAGGTGACAGCGATTATCTTCATGATCGTGATCGGAACCGGACTCATCTTCTTCGGCTGGGGGAACGGAGGACAGCCCATTGGGCTATCAAATCTGGTGAGCCATGGCGGATTTTTCCCAGGAGGGATCAAAGGTTTCCTATTTGCCCTGTGTATCGTAACGGCTGCTTACCAGGGCGTTGAAATGGTAGGTATTACGGCAGGTGAAGCGGAAAATCCGAAGATCACGCTGCGTAAAGCGATCAAAAATATCGTGTGGCGTATTCTCATTTTTTACGTTGGGGCCATCTTTGTCATCGTGACATTGTACCCTTGGAATGAAGTTGGAGAGACGGGAAGTCCGTTTGTACTGACATTTGCCAAAGTCGGGATTGTCGCTGCTGCGGGAATGATTAACTTTGTCGTGCTTACCGCTGCGATGTCGGGATGTAACAGTGGGATCTATAGTGCAGGACGTATGCTTTACACACTTGCGGAGAATGGACAGGCACCGGTCTTTTTCAAAAAGCTGTCCAAAGGCGGGGTTCCCCGCAACAGTATTATCATCACGATTTCCTTGCTGCTGGTGGGTGTGGTACTCAACTATCTGATGCCGGACTCCAAACTGTTCCTGTACATCTATAGCGCAAGTGTTCTTCCGGGGATGGTTCCGTGGTTCGCGTTGGCCTTCAGCCAGTTCCGATTCAGAAAGCGTTGGGGCAATGAGATGGGAGACCACAATTTTAAATCCAAATGGTTCCCCATCAGCAACTATATCATCATCGTATATCTGACGCTTGTCATTATTGGTATGGCATTTAACCCGGATACGCGGTTACCCCTAATTGTCGGGGCTACATTTATGGCGATCGTTGTGATCGGATATTTCGTATTTGGCATAGGAAAAAGACAGCGGGTAGATGAAGGCGAAGATCATTAACCTCTTATTATAGAATCGTTGATGTTAATATCGTAATATCATACGTGCATTCCTTGAATACATGGGAGAACCTTCGGGAGATCCAGTGTCATGCAGGGAGTGCATTTTTTTGTTTTCAAAATTCACTCTTGAATCTCCTGTAACTGGAGGTTTTATGATTGGAAATAGAAGAGCTGCTGCACGATATATTTTAGTTCAATTGTGGCAGAGAAGGGGGCAAGGAATAATGAGAACTCTAGAATGGATTTATCTTATTTTCAATGTAGTGATGCTGGTGTGGTTGATTGGGGGCTGGAACAAACCTCGGAAAATGGTGTGGGGAGGATGGGTCATATCGGTTGTATTATTGCTGGTGCATGGGGTGAGTGAGGGATTTCGTTGGCCCATGATTCCGGCGTATCTTCTCACACTGGTTCCACTGTTTGTGTTAATCGCTAAGAGGTCAAAATCAGCTGGCGTGCGGAAATTCGGACGTGTTCGAATCATTGGAACATCGCTATTGGTATTGGTATACGCTGCCGTGACGATGGGGCTACCACTTCTGTTTCCGGTATTTTCATTTGATAAACCAACAGGACCTTACGGAATCGGTACGCTATCCTACGATTGGACGGATGAGAGCCGGGAGGAATTGCTGACGAGTACAGCCGAAGACAAACGGGAACTGATGGTGCAGATCTGGTATCCAACGGATAAAGACACAAAGGGAACAACGGCTCCTTACGTCAATGATCCGAAAGTGTATGCAACAGCCTTTAATGATGTGCTGAAGCTGCCAAAGCTTCTATTTTCAAGCCTGAGTCAAGTCAAAACCCATGCCATTCAGGAAGCATCATTGTCTAATGCGGAAGCCAAGTATCCGGTTATTCTTTTCTCACATGGTCTGCATGGTTATGAAAATCAAAATACGTTCCAGGTGGAGCAACTGGTCAGCCAAGGTTATATTGTTGTGGGTATTAATCATACGTACAGTAGTCTGGTCTCTGTGTTCCCGAATGGGCGAGTGGCGCAATTTGAATCGGAGAGCAAGGAAGGCTTCGATCAACTGCAATTCAGTTATATGGACAAGCTCAACGAGACATGGGTGAAGGATGCGCAATTTGTGCTGGATCAAGTGGAGAATTTGGCTACCAATGATTCAAACGGACGTTTTAACGGTCATATGGATCTGGACAACATCGGCATGTTTGGACATTCATTTGGCGGGGCAACAACCGTACAGATGCTGATGGATGATCCTCGTGTCAAAGCAGGTATGAACATGGATGGCGTATTGTTTGGGGAGAAGCGCATTCCTGCTGAAGGAGTGGGCAAACCGTTTCTCATGATGAGCGCGGACACAACCGTTGCAGGTACAAGTGTCATGAGTGACGACGAGATTGAAGCAATGGGCACGACTCGTCCGGAAGCCGAGAAATACTACAAAGAAGTGTATGCACGTTATGAACCGGTGACCGCGGGAGGGAACTACTGGATGGAGCTGAGTAATACCAAACATCTGAGTTTCTCGGATCTCTATCTGATATCTCCGATTCTTGAATGGTCACAGGGGGTAGATGCAAAGGGAGCTCACCAAATCGTAAATGACACAACAATCGACTTCTTTAATCACTATCTGAAAGGGCAACCGCTCCAGTTGGACAGTGAAGTGGGAGAACACGCATCCTATTCATTGAAAAAAGGGTGAATGTAACAATGGAAGAGGACTGAAATTCAGTCTTCTTCCATTTGTTTTAATCGCAGTCGCATGCCTTCCTGCAACAGATTAATGCCGTCTACGATCTGGCTCCATTCAGGATTCACGATCTTGCAGAGCTTGTTAAAACGAAGGATGCGCTCAGTTACGGAGTCGAGCATATATCGAGCCTGTTTGCGAAAAAATACTTCCGGATCTCCAGCATGTTCATTACTGGCGTACATCATCACAAAATCCCACACCATGCTCTGCACTGCGGGGCTATCTAACGGCCAACATTGGTCCAGAGCTTCGGTGGCACGAATGCGGAGGGTTTCCATTTTTTTTACCCAGGCTTCTGCTTCAAGCTGTGGATGATTCGCCATGGTGAAGAAGGGAAGTTCGAGACGGGCCAGATCGGCGATGTAGGCCGGATCGTTGATGATTTCCTGAATTTCTTTCCATGCCAGTGTTTGTTGGGCTGACAGCTTTGTATCTTTCATCATGTATTTGTCGAAAAAATGCAGAAACGAAACTCTCCATTCGTGCGGGATTCCGTCCAGCAGGTGAGATTCTTCCATTTTGGCGGAAACGAATTTTTTCCTTTTTTGAGCATTGACGGTCAGCGAATCCACCAGGCTTGAGACATAGGTAAGGGACTGTCCGGAATGGAGTGTATCTTCCGCTTCCCGTTGTCTGGCTTGTTGCAGAATGGAGAGCATGGAATTCATTGTCCCAATCTGAGTTTCCAGGGCTTCAATCTGTAGATCCAGCGCCTGTGACACGCCAAGTTCACCGGACATCAGCTTGCGAATATCCGATATGCCAAAATTCAAATAGCGAAGCGTTGTGATGAGTTCCAGCCGCCAAACGTCTTGCGGTGTATAAAGACGGTGACCACCTTCCGTATGAAAAGAGGGCCGGAGCAACTCGATTTCATCGTAATAACGAATCGTTTTGACAGTCGAGCCGATCATTTTAGCAGCTTCACCGATCGAATATGTATCACTGCTTGGGTTCAATAAAATCACCTCAGGATCTATTATACAACCTCCTGTTACTGGAGATTCAAAGTCGGAAGGTTGCCATGGAAATATTCAGAGCCAGTTTAAATTTTACCCATCTCGGTTACAAAGGAAAGAGTGCAACGTTTATGAAAACAACTTCCAAAATAAAATAAATCCGAGGAGGAATTGTACATGGCTAATCAAGACCAGCACACCATGCAAGATCCGACGACACAATATCCGAAGGCAACATCAGATTGGAAGCAGCAGCAGGAGGAGCCGGGGCTTCAGCGTGAAATGACTCCTGTACCTGATACAGGTGAAAAAAGCTATAAAGGCAGCGGACGTCTGACCGGACGTAAAGCTGTTGTAACCGGAGCCGACAGCGGTATTGGTCGGGCGGCAGCTATCGCTTTTGCCCGTGAAGGCGCGGATGTCGTCCTGGCTTATCTTCCTGAGGAAGAAGCCGATGCGAAGGAAGTGGTCAAGCTGATCGAAGAAGCTGGCCGCAAGGCTGTTGCGATTCCAGGTGACCTCAAGGATGAGAAATACTGCGAAGAACTCATTGAATCTGCTGTGAAAGAGCTCGGCGGGATCGATATTCTCGCCAACGTAGCAGGTAAACAGCAGTTTGTTGAGCAGATCGCCGATCTGACTACAGAACAATTTGATGCGACATTCAAAACCAATGTCTATTCGATGTTCTGGCTCTGTAAAGCAGCTGTGAAACACATGAAGCCAGGCAGCTCCATCATTAACACGTCTTCTATTCAGGCATACAAGCCCTCTCCAATCCTGCTGGATTATGCGACAACAAAGGCAGCAATCAACACCTTCAGCAAGGCGCTGGCGCAACAAGTCGGCAGCAAAGGTATCCGTGTGAATGTTGTCGCACCGGGTCCAGTATGGACACCGCTTCAGGTTGTTGGTGGACAACCCGTAGAAAAGCTTGCAGATTTTGGCTCCAATACGCCACTTGGTCGTGCAGGGCAGCCTGCTGAAATGGCGCCAGCGTTTGTGTTCCTGGCGAGCCAGGAATCGAGCTATGTGAGCGGTGAGACACTGAACGCCAATGGCGGTACAGTTAGTCCGTAATTTTGGATATAAAAAGCCTATGAATTATAGGTCAGTGATCATAGGCAAGTAAAGCAAAGAACTCCAATCCCGATAAAGGTGAATGGAGTTCTTTGTTGTTATGGACTTTTTCCTGATTATTGCATTACTTCTGATCCGGGTTAGGCTCCAAAATGGCGTAGCTGCCGAGCGTGGCCAATTGAGCTGTATTCAGCAGGGCTTCATCTACCGCAGCGAGGGCTTCGCCTGCAGCTGTCATCAGTTCATCAGAGTCCACAGGTGAGGCAAAACGAAGAATTACCCGATTTTCTCCATTTTTCAGTTCACTCTCAGCCTTCGTTTTGTATTCACTAATCGAAGCGACTTCGAGATCGTTCTGTACATAATAATCGTTCGCATCACTTTCGCCATTAAACAGGGCGAGTTCGGCATCAAGCCAGTAATCCTTATCGGCTATCGTTTTCTGACTTGCAGCCGTCTCATCATTTGCATTGTACAGGAAGTAAGGAATACCGGAATTGGTCAGATTGTTGGTAGCATCTACATGGAACCATTCATTTCCGATT contains these protein-coding regions:
- a CDS encoding MerR family transcriptional regulator — encoded protein: MNPSSDTYSIGEAAKMIGSTVKTIRYYDEIELLRPSFHTEGGHRLYTPQDVWRLELITTLRYLNFGISDIRKLMSGELGVSQALDLQIEALETQIGTMNSMLSILQQARQREAEDTLHSGQSLTYVSSLVDSLTVNAQKRKKFVSAKMEESHLLDGIPHEWRVSFLHFFDKYMMKDTKLSAQQTLAWKEIQEIINDPAYIADLARLELPFFTMANHPQLEAEAWVKKMETLRIRATEALDQCWPLDSPAVQSMVWDFVMMYASNEHAGDPEVFFRKQARYMLDSVTERILRFNKLCKIVNPEWSQIVDGINLLQEGMRLRLKQMEED
- a CDS encoding amino acid permease: MESKQLSRGLKPRHVELIALGGTIGVGLFMGSASTIKWAGPSVLLAYLLAGIIIFFVMRIMGEMLIQEPVTGSFATFAHKYISPLAGFLTAWSYWFLWVTVGMAEVTAIGIYVGYWFPDIPQWLPALAGVLIIAAANLAAVKYYGEFEFWFALIKVTAIIFMIVIGTGLIFFGWGNGGQPIGLSNLVSHGGFFPGGIKGFLFALCIVTAAYQGVEMVGITAGEAENPKITLRKAIKNIVWRILIFYVGAIFVIVTLYPWNEVGETGSPFVLTFAKVGIVAAAGMINFVVLTAAMSGCNSGIYSAGRMLYTLAENGQAPVFFKKLSKGGVPRNSIIITISLLLVGVVLNYLMPDSKLFLYIYSASVLPGMVPWFALAFSQFRFRKRWGNEMGDHNFKSKWFPISNYIIIVYLTLVIIGMAFNPDTRLPLIVGATFMAIVVIGYFVFGIGKRQRVDEGEDH
- a CDS encoding carbohydrate ABC transporter permease → MKNAAELSLSAKLRPEKAKQSLNRKFRFARRRRIAGQALWHAIMLLFAAAWLIPLIWMLRNAFLPKDASIGAGWSWDFTLDNFSRVWQGAPFGQYMWNTLLVTSGIFAVQIVTLTLAAYAFARVAFVGRNIVFMLFLVQIMVPSDVLIFSNYQIINELGLLDTKIGIMLPYFASAFGVFLLRQAFKQLPYELDEAARVEGCSSLGILLRIYMPLSRPVYLSFAIVSISFHWNDFLWPLIVTNSPENRLLTVGLAMFAKSTEAGAQWTDVSAATLIVTAPMLIGFLLFQRQFISSFMHSGIKG
- a CDS encoding metallophosphoesterase family protein yields the protein MRLMVMGDLHYSSELIEADDQMIEAREDFYTDYLSEFLAFSADYHLSIGDLTHAGELSEFDFIMSKVKSELLQGEFLYALGNHDTHTCSKADLQARTGQHRYLAIEEEEAVLLVLDTAREDPDHWGGMIDEEQLNWLREQMNRYGHKPLLVFAHHPVYATTARSTEPMMSIDAALDIWSILNEHQGPGIFFNGHNHVQSVFQRDHWHFVQLAAVPDIPAVLLVNLQEQQLSINTILLKGTPYQELANIFVKGMYDYEPHPDAKGDGHSAELLVSLSFQKKGMTP
- a CDS encoding SDR family oxidoreductase, whose product is MANQDQHTMQDPTTQYPKATSDWKQQQEEPGLQREMTPVPDTGEKSYKGSGRLTGRKAVVTGADSGIGRAAAIAFAREGADVVLAYLPEEEADAKEVVKLIEEAGRKAVAIPGDLKDEKYCEELIESAVKELGGIDILANVAGKQQFVEQIADLTTEQFDATFKTNVYSMFWLCKAAVKHMKPGSSIINTSSIQAYKPSPILLDYATTKAAINTFSKALAQQVGSKGIRVNVVAPGPVWTPLQVVGGQPVEKLADFGSNTPLGRAGQPAEMAPAFVFLASQESSYVSGETLNANGGTVSP
- a CDS encoding GNAT family N-acetyltransferase, which produces MRNERSKLVMKKDTLADLPQLNIPEGYSLRSFQSGDVTEWEHVIRISFAREIAFGDKIGFQPPFLPEKILFLCYQGLAVATAVAWEKEDRDIDCGYLHMVGALPGHSGKGLGYTIALAALHRMRDEGKQAALLETDDFRLPAIAIYLRLGFIPLFMEDGHSGRWEKVFNELMS
- a CDS encoding Gfo/Idh/MocA family oxidoreductase, yielding MTRRRVRLAIVGGNRGASFLNALHSLADRIDLTATCDLNELVLEQWKGIFPGIRTYSDYSEMLQDASIDAVFVISPMHMHARHSIDALNAGKHVLSEVIAVQSLEEAWELVETVERTGLKYMMSENYCFSRSNLMVNYMAQQGLFGEITHVEGGYIHDLRHLIHHPDGSLTWRGQLHHNYNGVNYPTHSIGPAAQWIGLNKPGGDRLKNISTQVSKPRALQNYFSEQFGKDHPAAREGYWSQGDSAVAALVTENGVLITLRIDWVSVRPHNKTHYMLQGTKGAYLSARHPYEEDLVWLQNRSPVNGEDGSEVWENMSCYQPEYDHPKWKQWGHLAAGTKHGGGDFLVLEEFISAIQENRSPLVDVYDAVTWSAVFFLSMQSVKQGGNTVSFPDFRVKAGYTG
- a CDS encoding ABC transporter substrate-binding protein, translating into MLKQGKMALIALGLTLMLVGCGQGGGNAADTKVGTATTASTADANAALDQTPKEPIEISFYYPVNVGGPLTKVIDGMSTSFMEKFPDIKVKPVYTGNYGDNTIKIQAGVQAKQPPDVAVMMSTELYSMMDTDAIIPLDDFIAKDADYNKNDFYPAFVEDTQADGHTYSVPFQRSTIILYYNKDMFKAAGLDPSKPPTNWDELVEYAGKLNRDGHTGLEIPGNDDSYWMFQMLARQNASDPKQSIMGDDGRKANFNTPENVEALQFWLDLSHKYKVMPKGVIDWAATPTDFIEGKTAMMMHTSGNLTNVKTNAKFDFGVAFAPANKQYGSPTGGGNLYIFKDTTPEKQAAAWEFAKYMTAPEQAALFSSSSGYVGVRKSAYDTEAMKVYTDGFPQALVARDQLQYAFRELSTHNHGKVSSALTNQIQSALAGKIDAAGALKAAQEEADRVLALFNK
- a CDS encoding dienelactone hydrolase family protein produces the protein MRTLEWIYLIFNVVMLVWLIGGWNKPRKMVWGGWVISVVLLLVHGVSEGFRWPMIPAYLLTLVPLFVLIAKRSKSAGVRKFGRVRIIGTSLLVLVYAAVTMGLPLLFPVFSFDKPTGPYGIGTLSYDWTDESREELLTSTAEDKRELMVQIWYPTDKDTKGTTAPYVNDPKVYATAFNDVLKLPKLLFSSLSQVKTHAIQEASLSNAEAKYPVILFSHGLHGYENQNTFQVEQLVSQGYIVVGINHTYSSLVSVFPNGRVAQFESESKEGFDQLQFSYMDKLNETWVKDAQFVLDQVENLATNDSNGRFNGHMDLDNIGMFGHSFGGATTVQMLMDDPRVKAGMNMDGVLFGEKRIPAEGVGKPFLMMSADTTVAGTSVMSDDEIEAMGTTRPEAEKYYKEVYARYEPVTAGGNYWMELSNTKHLSFSDLYLISPILEWSQGVDAKGAHQIVNDTTIDFFNHYLKGQPLQLDSEVGEHASYSLKKG
- a CDS encoding carbohydrate ABC transporter permease yields the protein MNTRWNEKLRRNGFGWALVLPSLLFLGMFTYYPMLKSAWLSLFEQNLAVRTPVFVGMDNYKALLHDPVFVEVFRNNIWFAVGTVPVSMALAFVMALFADKAIRGKGLVRIAFFYPNMIPMIAAASIWLFLYMPQFGLFARFASWFTGSEVNLLGNPDTVLGSLIVMTVWKEAGYFMIFYLAGLQQIPKDLYESASVDGIGVLTQQLRITIPLTMPTTLFVTVVAITNAFKWVDHLWMMTKGGPDHASSLLLYYIYETTFSFNDQGMAAAMTVVMIVLLLVISCFQFAGWERKIHYQ